The nucleotide window CTGCAGGGTCAGTGCCTTGAGGTCGGCCTGGGCATTGCCGAAGATCGAGGCCTCACGATTGTCGACCCGCGCATTGCTGATCCGCATGACGCCGCCGGCAATCGAGGCGCTGGCCTCCAGCTCTGCGAAAGGCAGTACGCCGGCATCCAGATGGCTGGAGAAGGCGGTTCGGATCGCCTCGTCGTTGAGGTCGAGCCCGGCATCGACGGCCCGGATCACCAGCGCGAAGGCCTCCGGGTTGAGGCCGCGGATCTCCCCGTTCTCGACCCGAAGCGTCCCCCCGCCGGTGAGGCCCGAAACGATCCCGGCAAGCGAGCGGCCGCTGCCCTCGATATCGAGGTTTATGCTCGCCGCACCCGTGGCGAGCGGGCGTCCCGCCCGCCGCCATACCAGCTCTTCCAGCCGCGCCCCGTCGACCCGCAGCGAGGCGGTCATCCCCGCCTGCCCGGCCGACCGTTTCAGCGTGTAGGCACCCGTCAGCTCGCCCCCGGCAAAGCCCGCCTTGCCGACGTCGAGCGACAGGGCGTCGTCCTTCATCGAGACCCGCGCCGTCACGTTGCTGGCCGGCGGCAGCGGGGCCAGGACCATGCGCTGCGTGCTGACATCGAGCGACAGATCCACGCCGGAGACGACCGGCGGACCGAACGCCGCTTCGGACCAGTTCCCCCCGGTGGAGGCTGCCAGCTGGTCCGAGCCCAGCAGCAGGTCGCTGATTTCGGAAATATCCAGTTCGGACAAGGAGATGGTGCCTCTGACCTGTGGGTCGAGGCTGGCCAGCGCCCGGCGCAGGTTAACGCGCAAATCCGCATCCAGCCGCAGCCCGGCAAACGTGCCGGAAAGGCCCGACAGGGTGAAGCGATCCCCCTCGCCCTCCAGTGTCGCCGCCAGGTCGACAGCGCCGGCCGAGGCATCGAGCGACGGCAGCCGCCCGGTCAGCAGTGCCAGCGGCATCAGATCCGGCGCCTGTGCGGCGAGATCGGCCGCGTAGCGGCTGTCGCCGCTTTCCGGCAGGGTGAGCCGGCCAACCGCCGTCAGGGCCGAAGGGCCGAGATAGAGCCGGGCGTGCCCCTCCAGCCCCTCCTCGGGGATCCCCGCCGCGCCGATTTCCACCCGCGCCGCGCCGAGGCTGCCGACCGGCAGCATCGTCACGCCCAGCTGGGCCACCAGATCGGCCGCCTCGTCCGCGCTGAAGCTGGCCTCGAAGTCGACGCTTGCTGCCCGCCAGCGGTCGAGCCGCCCGTCGAGGCCGAGATTGATATCCACGTCGGTGCCGCCTGCCGTGCCGCGGGCGACAAGGCTTGCCTGGGTGCCTGCGCTGTCGCTGCCCCCGCTCGCCTCGCCCTGGAAGGTCAGCGTCAGCCTGGCCGGGGCGAAGGCGCCCGGCCGGCCCGCGAACGCGCGCACCATGCGGTTTTCCGGCGCCAGCGCCATCGCCAGCGCTGCGACGCCGTCGAGCCGCTCGGCATCCACATCGACCTCCAGCGCGCCGGAGGGCGCCGTCGACAGCCGCTCTATCCGCCCCTTGGCGCCAAGGCGCGCGCCCGAAAGATCCGCGACCTGCGCCTCGTCGATCACCAGCGTGTCGTCCCGGTACGAGGCCCGCAGCCGCGTCGCGGAGGCCGACAGCGTGCCGAAGGTCACCTCCTCGGCAAAGAGGCGCAGCGCCAGCTCCGTTCCCGTGCCGGCGATGCCGGCGGCAAGTCCCGCCTCGGTCCCCAGGAACAGGCGGGCAAGTTGTCCCACCTGGTCGCCGTCGATGCGCCTTGCGTCGAGATCGGCCTCGAAGACCGGGCTCTCCCCCTCCTTCGCCGACCACGAGATCGCGCCTTGTCCGCGGTCCTCGCCGATCTCGAACGCGAAATCGGTCAGCGACACATGCCCCCCCGCCGCGTCCATCCGGCTCTCCACGGCGAAGGGCACGGCCGCGATCCCGCGAGCGCCGTCCTTGCGCCACCAGTCGGCGAACGCGACCGGCTGGGCGACGGACGCTGCGAAACTCCCGCGGAAGGTCGGCTCCGGCTGCAGGCCCAAATCCCCGCGCACGAGAAATTCTGTCCTCCCCGGCATCCGGCCGGACAACTCGGATATCCTCCATCCGCTCGCCAGCCGGTCGGCCTTGAGCAACACGTCCTGCGTCAGCCCGCCGCCGGACACGACCGCGGGGATAGCGAGCTCGACGCTGCCATCGATGGGCGGATGCGGCAGTCCGCGCAAGGCCGCCAGCAGCTCCAGCCCGGTCTCGGCGGCAGCGAGCGGCTCGGCCGGGCCCCGCCCGGCGATACGGTCGAGATCGATCTGCCGTGCAGCTGCCTTGACGTCGAAGCGATACGGCTCCGCCAGCGTCAGGTCCGCGCTGCCCTCCAGCGTTACCGGCCGGTCCTCGGGACCATAGCGGAAGTTGGCTCCGCTCAGCGCCAGCCGGGCGATGTCGAGCGCGAAACCGCCCTCGCTGCGCCAGGCGCGGCGCGCCTCCTCCTCCGGCGTGACGGAGGCGAGCGTGTAGGTGCCCTCGTAGCCCGGCCGGCTGTCCGACAGGGTGAGCGTGCCGTCCATCACCAGATCGACCGGCACCGAGACCGGCGTCACGCCGGCGCGCAGGCGCAAGCCGCCGGCAGGGTCCCGCCGTCCGGTCGCCAGCACCACGGTTGCCCGCTGGCCCTGGAAGCTCGCCATGCCGTCCAGCTTGAACGGCCCCAGCATCGAGCGGGCCGTGACCAGGAGGTCGATGTCCTCGATCTTGTGGCTCTGGCCGTTGCGTGCGTCGATCACGGTCAGCTCGCCGTCGCGGATCGTCGCCTGCTCCAGCATCACGAGATCCGGATCGACCTCGGAGATCAACCCGTTCCGGGCCCTTGCGGTAAACCAGTCGAGCCGCCCCTCCTCGTCGATGGACAGGCGCAGGTTCGGCCGGTCCATGGCGAGGTCGATGATCCGCACCTCGCCCTTCAGCAGCGGCGGCAGCTCGATGCGCATCTCGAAGCGCTGCACCGCCAGCAGCGGATCCTCCGGCTCGCCCACCCGCACGTCGGAGAAGGTCAGGGTCGGCGTCGGCAGCAGGCGCATCTCCGCCTCGCCCATCACCGCCACCCGGTGACCGAGCAGCTGCTCGCCATAGCGCTCGAACGTCGTGCGATAGGCCGTCCAGTCGACAAGAAACGGCCCGACGAGCGCGGCCAGCAGCACCGCGATCACGGTCACGCCTATCGTGATGTAGATCGAATTCAGCGCCCTGGCCTCCCGTTTGCGCGCGCAGTCTGCGGCTGTCAGTCCAGCCGGACGATCTTGCCCGGATTGAGAATGTTGTCGGGATCGAGAGCCTTCTTGATCGCCGCCATCATGTCGAGGCCGGCGCCATGCTCGCGGGCAAGATACTTCATCTTGCCCTGCCCGACCCCGTGCTCACCGGTGCAGGTGCCGCCCATCTCGATGGCACGCCAGTTGAGCCTTTCGATGAAGGCCTCAGTCTTGGCGATCTCCTGCGGATTGTCGACATCTACCAGCACGAGGACGTGGAAATTGCCGTCGCCGACATGGCCGACCAGCGGCGCGAGCAGGCCATTGGCCTCCACATCCTTGTAGGTCTCGCCGATGCACTCCGCCAGCCGCGAAATCGGCACGCAGACATCGGTGGAGACGCCCTTGCAGCCGGGCCTGAGGCCGAGCGCCGCCCAATAGGCATCGTGCCGCGCCTTCCACAGCCGGGTGCGATCTTCCGCCCTGGTCGCCCAGACGAACTCGCCGCCGCCGCTGTCGCGGGCGATCTCGCCGAAGATCTCGCTCTGCTCGCGCACGCCCGCTTCCGTGCCGTGGAATTCCAGGAACAGCGTCGGCGTTTCCTGCAAGTCGAGCTTGGAATAGGCGTTGCAGGCGCGAATCTGGTTGGCGTCGAGCAGCTCGATACGCGCCACCGGCAGGCCGGACTGGATGGTGGTGATCACCGCGTTGCAGGCGGAGTCGAGGTCCGGGAACGGACAGACGCCGCCCGAAACGGCCTCCGGAATGCCGTAAAGGCGCAGCGTTACCTCGGTGATGATGCCGAGCGTGCCTTCCGAACCGACCATCAGACGGGTGAGATCGTAGCCGGCCGCCGTCTTCTTGGCCCGGCCGCCGGTGCGCACGATGCGCCCGTCCGCCGTCACCACGGTCAGCGCCAGCACCACGTCCTTCATCGTGCCGTAGCGCACCGCGTTGGTACCGGAGGCGCGCGTTGCCGCCATGCCGCCAAGGCTCGCATCCGCACCCGGATCGATGGGGAAGAAGAGGCCCGTGTCGCGCAGGTACTCGTTGAGCTGGGTCCGGGTCACGCCAGCCTCGACCACACAGTCGAGATCCTCGGCATTGACCTGCAATACCCGGTTCATCTGCGACACGTCGAGGGAGATGCCCCCGGCCGGCGCGTTGACATGTCCCTCCAGCGAGGAGCCGGTGCCGAAGGGAATGATCGGCACCTTGTGCTGCGCGCAGACCTGCACCACGTCCGCGACCTCTTCGGTCGAGCGGGCGAAGACCACCCCGTCAGGTGCCTGATTCGGCAGCCAGGTGGTCGTGTGGCCGTGCTGCTCGCGCACCGCGGCGGAGGTGGAGAAGCGCTCGCCGAACCGCTGCGCCAGGATCTTGAGGGCGAGGTCGATCCCTTCCTCGTTGCGCTGTACCGACGCCTGAAGGCTTGCAAGGCTCATGGTTCTCTCCCGCTCGAGCGATGGCCGACGTCTCGGGCGCCTGCGGGCACCTTGCGCGCATTTGCGTGTCCTGCCGGTCTCGGACTAGTCTCCCTTTTGAATCTGAAGTTCGTCACAGGTCGCAGCTCGCTCTCAACGCACTTCAGATTCAAGAGGAAGACTAGCAAGTTTATGTTTCTAGTGTGGTTTTCGAATTTGAAATACGCTTCCACGGTCGCTGCCGAGAACAGGGCGTAATTCAAATTCACCACACTAGGTTTGGCGCAGACTAGCAAAAACAGCAATCCCGGCCAAAGACTTCCGCCCGTTTCAATCGCTGCCGGAACTGGCCGGCCAGCCGAGAGGACGGAAGGAGCTCCATGTCACAGCCGAGCCGCCAGCCAGCCCCCTTCACCGGATCGATCCAGGAGGTCAGGAGCGAGTGGCTGGACTATAACGGCCATCTCAACATGGCCTATTACAATGTCCTCTTCGACACCGCGCTGGACGAGGCCTTCATCCACCTCGGCCTTGGCCCGGACTATGCCCGCGAGCGCGGCGCCTCCTTCTTCACCGCCGAGACGCATCTTTGCTACCTGCGCGAACTCAACGGGGGAGATCGCGTGCGCGCCACGGTGCAACTCGTTGATTTCGACGCCAAACGGGCGCATCTCTACCAGGAGCTCCACCACGCGGACGACGGTTTCCTCTCGGCCACATCCGAGCAGGTGTCCCTGCATGTCGACCTTGCCGCCCGCAAGGTGGTGCCATGGCCGCAGGACGTGCTGGAGCGGCTGGAGGAGATGAGGGAGAGCCATGCGGTGCTCGGCCGGCCCGAGCGGTCCGGGCGACGTATTTCCCTTGAAAGACGCTGACGAAAGACGCTTGAGGCTCAAGGAGCCAGGCGGACGGCTGGACGAGCGATGACCGGTCTGCTGACGCAATTGAAACGCCTGCCCGTGCTGACCGCGGGCTGGATCAAGCCGAACATCCGGCTTTTCCGCTCCACGCGGCTGCCGCTGGTCTGGGCGCTCGCCATCGTCATCGGCGTGCTCACTGCGATCGCCGCCATCCTGTTCCGCATGGCCATCGGCGCCTTTCAATGGCTGTGGCTCGGCACCTCGGCGGAAACGGTGATCACCGCGGCCGCCACCGTGCCCTGGTGGGTGATCCTGCTGGCGCCGACGCTCGGCGGGCTGTGCATCGGCATCTTCCTGCAGACGATCCAGCCCAAGCAGCGCACCGGCGGCGTACCCGACGTGATCGAGGCCCGCGTCCAGGGCGGGCGCGGCCTGCCCTTCTGGTCGGGCATTTCCTCCGCCTTCCTCACCTCCGCCTCGCTCGGCTGCGGCGCCAGCGCGGGCCGCGAGGGGCCGGTCGTGCACCTTGGCGCGACCATCGGCACCGCGCTCTGCCAGACGTTCCGCCTGCCCGATGCCGCCCGCCGCATCCTGCTCGCCTGCGGCGTCGCCAGTGCGGTCTCCGCCTCGTTCAATGCGCCGATCGCCGGCGTTCTTTTCGCCCACGAGGTCATTCTCGGCCACTATGCAATGACCGCCTTCGTGCCCATCGTCATCGCCTCGGTGCTCGGCACGCTGATGTCGCGCCTGTGGTTCGGCGACATCGCCGCCTTCTCCATCCCCGAATACCAGATCACCTCCCTGCTGGAGATGCCGGCCTTCGCCCTGCTCGGCCTCACCTGTGCGGCCGTTGCGGTGATCTTCCAGTTCTCGCTGATCGGCACGGACTGGGTGGCCCGCAACATCTCCATGCCGCTCTGGCTGCGCCCGGTCATCGGCGGGCTGGCGGTCGGCGCCATCGGCATCGTCTTTCCCGGCGTGCTCGGCGTCGGCTACGAGGCGACGGACCTTGCGCTGCGCCAGGAGCTGCCGCTCGTCACCATGCTGGCGCTGCTGGTCGCCAAGACGGCGGCGACCTCGATCACGCTTGCCTCCCGCTTTGGCGGCGGCATCTTCTCCCCGGCCCTCTATCTGGGCGCGATGGCCGGCGGCGCCTTCGGCCTGATCGCGGCTGCCGCCTTCCCCGAGCTTGCCTCCTCGCACGGGCTCTATGCGATCCTCGGCATGGGTGCCGTTGCGGCCGCTGTCCTCGGCGCGCCCTTCTCCACCACGATGATCGTGTTCGAGCTGACCGGCGGCTATGCGCTGTCCATCGCGCTGCTGATCGCCGTTTCCATCGCCACCGGCCTGACCCAGGCGGTGCACGGGCGCTCCTATTTCCACTGGCAGCTGGAAATGCGCGGCGTGATGCTGAACGAGGGCGCGCACAAGTGGCTGGTTCGGATCGTCCACGTCTCGGATTTCGTCGAGCGGCTGCCGGACGATGCGGAACCGCAAACCCACGATCCGGAGACCGGCGGTCCCAGCCTGAAGCTGGACGACACGCTGGAAGCGGCGCTGAAGATCTTCGACGAAAGCGGCACCAACAAGCTGCCGGTGGTGGATGCGGCCGATCCCGCCAAGGTCATCGGCCACGCCACCCATGTGCGGGCGCTGCGCTTCTTCAATGCCGAGCTGATCAACAACCAGGTCGAGGAGCACCGCTGAGCGGCGCTCCCCCACCCCTTATGGCGTCCCTTACAGCGGCGCCGTCGCCTGCTCGAGCCAGGCCCGCGTCGTCTCGTCGACCAGCGGCGCCAGCTCGCGCAGGACGCGGGCGTGATAGGCGTCGAACCACGCCCGCTCTTCCGCGCTGACCATCTCCGCCGCCACCGCCCGTCGGTCGATCGGGGCGAGCGTCAGCGCCTCGAAGCCGAGCATCGCCCGCTCGCCGCCCTCGATGGCGGCCGGCGGCGTCACCAGCTCCAGATTCTCGATCCGGATGCCGTGGCTGCCGTCGCGATAGTAGCCCGGCTCGTTGGAGACGATCATCCCCGGTTCCAGCGGCGCATGGCCGGTCTTGGCGATGCGCTGCGGCCCCTCATGCACCGACAGATAGGAGCCGACGCCATGGCCCGTGCCATGGTCGAAGTCGAGACCCGCCTTCCACAGGGCGATACGGGCGAGCGCATCGATCTGCGCGCCGCTGGTGCCGACCGGGAACCGCGCCGTGGCGATAGCGATGTGCCCCTTCAGCACCAGCGTGAAATGGCGCTTCTGGTCCTGCGGCACCTCGCCCACGGCAACGGTGCGGGTGATGTCGGTGGTGCCGTCCTCGTATTGGGCGCCGGAATCGATCAGGAACAGACTGTTTGCCGGGATCGGCAGATTGCTGCCCCGGTCGACCCGGTAATGGCAGATCGCGGCATTGGGACCGGCTGCCGAAATGCTGTCGAAGGAGATTTCCTTCAGCTTGCCGGTCTCGGCCCGGAACGCCTCCAGCCGCTCGGCAACGGCGATCTCGTCGAGCCCGCCGGCAGCCGCCGCTCCGTCCAGCCAGCTCAGGAAGCGGGCAAAGGCCGCCCCGTCGCGCAGATGCGCGGCGCGCGCCCCGGCGATCTCGGCCGCGTTCTTCACCGCCTTGGCCTTGGTCACCGGATCCGCGCCATGCTTCACCTTGCCGCCGGCGGCGAGCACCGCGCTCGCCAGCGCATCGCCCGCCCAGTCGGGATCGACCAGCACCGTTGCGCCCGCCGCTCCGAGCGCACCGAGCGCGCCCGTCAACCCGCCCGGCTCGCCAATGTCGGCCAGCGCCTCCAGATGGTCGCGCGAGGCATTGGTGAGTTTGCGGGCGTCGATGAAGATCTGCGGGCGCCCCTCGTGCGGCAGGATGGCGAAGGACAGCGGCAGGGGTGTGTGCGACACGTCGCTGCCGCGAATGTTGAACAGCCAGGCGATGGAGTCGGGCTGGGTCAGCACGAAGGCATCGCCCCCGGCGCGGCGCACCTCCGCGGCCATCCGCGCGATCTTTGCTTCCGCCGCCTCGCCGGCAAATTCTTGTCCGTGCACGCGCACCTGGCCGAGCGGCGGCTCGGGCCGGTCCTCCCACACCGCATCGAGCGGATTGCCGTCCACCGCCACAAGCTCCGCTCCGGCCCTGGCGCAGGCCTCGGCAAGCCGCTTGGCACCGTTCACCGTGTGCAGCATCGGGTCGTAGCCGAGCTTCTGGCCCGGCTGCAGCTTGTCCGCCAGCCACTCGGACGGCGGCGTCTCGATCAGGTGCATCGGATGGAAAACGCCGGTGTCCACCTGCTCGCGCACCTGGATCGTGTAGCGCCCGTCGACGAAGATCGCGGCCTCGCCAGCCAGCACCACGGCCATGCCGGCCGATCCGGCAAAGCCGGTCAGCCAGGACAGCCGCGCGTCGCTGGGCGGCACATATTCGCCCTGATGCGCGTCGGCGCGCGGGATGAGGAAACCGTCGAGGCCCCTGCGGGCCAGCTCGCGCCGCAGCGCCGCGCAACGCGCGGAACCGACGGACGGGTCGATGACATTGTCGAAGGACTGGAACATGCGACGACGCTAGCGCCAAAGCCGGCGGCGCGAAAGGGCGTTGAGTGCACGCCCGGGCCGCTTTTGCACATGCGGAAGGCAGGCTTTCGCCGAGGATTTCGGCATCTGCTCTGCTGCATTGCAAAATAATGAATTCGCACATGCAGCAATCGCAGCACTGCCATGCACTTATGGCGCTTTTCGCATGGCCCGGCACTCCCCATACTCTGTCTCGAGAGTTTGAGGGAGGAAGCTCTATCTAGAGACCTCGAACCGGAGATAAGACCATGGCCATTGCCACCACGACCACCACCGCCATCTCGGGCGTATCGCGCAGCTCTTCCAAGAGCGTGTTCCGCAAGGCGCTCGACTCGATGATCACCGCTCGTGAGCGTCAGGCTCGCCGCTATGTGAACGGCTACCTTCTGTCGCTCGACGACGCCACGCTCGCCGCCTACGGCTACGATCGTGCCGATCTGGAGCGCAACAGCTCGCTGACCTCCGCGTTCTGATACGCTGGTCACAGAGTTTCATTGAAAACGGGCCCGGCGGTTCCTCCGCCGGGCCCGTTTCTCGTTGTGCATCGGGATTTGGCAGGGCGTCAGCCCTCGTGGCGACCGCGCACCAGCGTCAGCGTCAGCCAGCCGTCGCGGTTCTGCCGGCGCACCAGGTGGAACCCTTGCAGGCCATAGGCGAACAGGATGCGCGGACCGTCCTCCACGCGCAGGCCCGACAGGACCAGCGTCGCCGAGCGGGTCATGCGCGCCGAAAGACCGGCAGCCATGCGCATCAGGGGCCGGGCGAGGATATTCGCCACCACCAGATCGAAAGGACCGGCCTCCGCGAAGATGCGGCTGTCGACGCCGGCCGCCGTCGCCGTGCGCACCAGGTTGCCGGCGAGATTGTGGACCGCATTGGCGCGCGCGGTGATCGTCGCCACCGGGTCGATGTCTGTCGCCAGCACCGGCTGGCGGGACAGCCGCGCCATGGCGATGGCCAGGACGCCGGTACCGGTGCCCAGATCCAGCATCCGCTCATAGGACCGGCGGGTCAGCAGCCGGTCGATCTCGATCAGGCAGCCCGCGGTCGTCCCGTGATGGCCGGTGCCGAAGGCGAGCGCGGCCTCGATCTCGATGGAAATGCCGGCGAGCGGACGCTTCGCGCGGTCGTGCGAGCCGTGGATGAAGAAACGGCCCGCCTGCACCGGCGACAGGCCTTCCAGGCTCTTCTCCACCCAGTTGATGTCTTCCAGTTCCACCGCCTCGACCGGCGCGGCAAAGGCATCCGCGCCCAGCCGGTCCTTGACCAGCTCGGCGGCTTCCCCCTCGCTCATGTCGAACAGCAGGATCTCGGCGGTCCAGTCCCGCCCGTCCGCCGACGCTTCGAAGACCGTCACCGGATTGCCGTCGTCCTCGAAGTCGCGCGACAGCAGCTCGTAGATGCGCTTCGCCTCGATCTCGGGGGCGGTGATGCGGACGCGGATGGTGGACATGATCTCTCCGGAGACAGGAAACGGCGCACGCCCTATAGCGCCCGAAAGCAGGGGGCATCAATCGCATTCGCGCTGGATGGGGAAACGCGCGCCGCTCAGTGCCGCTCGACGAAGCTGTCGAGCACCTTCTTGCGCCCCGCCTTGTCGAACTGGACTGTCAGCTTGTTGCCCTCGATGCCGACGATCTCGCCATAGCCGAACTTCAGGTGGAACACCCGCTCGCCCATGTCGAACGCCGACGGCGCATCGGACACCGACTTGGCGACCAACTCGCCCTCGATCATCCGCGGGCCTCCGGACTGCCCGCCCGACTGCCTGCCGCCGGCCGATCCCATCCGCCCGGCGAACCCGCCGCTGCTGGAGCTACCCTGTGCCTGCGAACGCTGCGCCCGCTGCCAGCCCGGCGTCGAGTAGCTCGACTTGAAGGGATCGCGCGTGTCGAAGCGGCTGGCGCCGTATCCCCCGCCGCCATAGCCGCCGTAATTGCTCGACGGCTCGACCACATCGACGTGATCGGCCGGCAATTCGTCGAGGAAGCGCGAGGGGATGGAGCTCTGCCACATGCCGTGGATGCGCCGGTTGGAGGCGAACCAGATCTTCGCCCGCCGCCGCGCCCTCGTGATGCCCACATAGGCG belongs to Stappia indica and includes:
- a CDS encoding FAD-binding oxidoreductase, coding for MSLASLQASVQRNEEGIDLALKILAQRFGERFSTSAAVREQHGHTTTWLPNQAPDGVVFARSTEEVADVVQVCAQHKVPIIPFGTGSSLEGHVNAPAGGISLDVSQMNRVLQVNAEDLDCVVEAGVTRTQLNEYLRDTGLFFPIDPGADASLGGMAATRASGTNAVRYGTMKDVVLALTVVTADGRIVRTGGRAKKTAAGYDLTRLMVGSEGTLGIITEVTLRLYGIPEAVSGGVCPFPDLDSACNAVITTIQSGLPVARIELLDANQIRACNAYSKLDLQETPTLFLEFHGTEAGVREQSEIFGEIARDSGGGEFVWATRAEDRTRLWKARHDAYWAALGLRPGCKGVSTDVCVPISRLAECIGETYKDVEANGLLAPLVGHVGDGNFHVLVLVDVDNPQEIAKTEAFIERLNWRAIEMGGTCTGEHGVGQGKMKYLAREHGAGLDMMAAIKKALDPDNILNPGKIVRLD
- a CDS encoding AsmA family protein, whose translation is MTVIAVLLAALVGPFLVDWTAYRTTFERYGEQLLGHRVAVMGEAEMRLLPTPTLTFSDVRVGEPEDPLLAVQRFEMRIELPPLLKGEVRIIDLAMDRPNLRLSIDEEGRLDWFTARARNGLISEVDPDLVMLEQATIRDGELTVIDARNGQSHKIEDIDLLVTARSMLGPFKLDGMASFQGQRATVVLATGRRDPAGGLRLRAGVTPVSVPVDLVMDGTLTLSDSRPGYEGTYTLASVTPEEEARRAWRSEGGFALDIARLALSGANFRYGPEDRPVTLEGSADLTLAEPYRFDVKAAARQIDLDRIAGRGPAEPLAAAETGLELLAALRGLPHPPIDGSVELAIPAVVSGGGLTQDVLLKADRLASGWRISELSGRMPGRTEFLVRGDLGLQPEPTFRGSFAASVAQPVAFADWWRKDGARGIAAVPFAVESRMDAAGGHVSLTDFAFEIGEDRGQGAISWSAKEGESPVFEADLDARRIDGDQVGQLARLFLGTEAGLAAGIAGTGTELALRLFAEEVTFGTLSASATRLRASYRDDTLVIDEAQVADLSGARLGAKGRIERLSTAPSGALEVDVDAERLDGVAALAMALAPENRMVRAFAGRPGAFAPARLTLTFQGEASGGSDSAGTQASLVARGTAGGTDVDINLGLDGRLDRWRAASVDFEASFSADEAADLVAQLGVTMLPVGSLGAARVEIGAAGIPEEGLEGHARLYLGPSALTAVGRLTLPESGDSRYAADLAAQAPDLMPLALLTGRLPSLDASAGAVDLAATLEGEGDRFTLSGLSGTFAGLRLDADLRVNLRRALASLDPQVRGTISLSELDISEISDLLLGSDQLAASTGGNWSEAAFGPPVVSGVDLSLDVSTQRMVLAPLPPASNVTARVSMKDDALSLDVGKAGFAGGELTGAYTLKRSAGQAGMTASLRVDGARLEELVWRRAGRPLATGAASINLDIEGSGRSLAGIVSGLTGGGTLRVENGEIRGLNPEAFALVIRAVDAGLDLNDEAIRTAFSSHLDAGVLPFAELEASASIAGGVMRISNARVDNREASIFGNAQADLKALTLQSDFSLRVDPGEEAVTGAEAQVGLVFAGPLAEPQRTIDIAPFTAFLTLRAFEQEVQRVEDLQAEITERDRLMREMRRLREEKRRQERQQQQQDEDAARKLEDERAAEENRKAEEARKAEEARKKEEARKAEEERRATERRRAEQRRAEERRQQQAAPAQTPASRTPAASFGERIRRALDDPASTGTASGNPGAGQPMQLLPPLDPPVFVGPTPDR
- a CDS encoding chloride channel protein, whose amino-acid sequence is MTGLLTQLKRLPVLTAGWIKPNIRLFRSTRLPLVWALAIVIGVLTAIAAILFRMAIGAFQWLWLGTSAETVITAAATVPWWVILLAPTLGGLCIGIFLQTIQPKQRTGGVPDVIEARVQGGRGLPFWSGISSAFLTSASLGCGASAGREGPVVHLGATIGTALCQTFRLPDAARRILLACGVASAVSASFNAPIAGVLFAHEVILGHYAMTAFVPIVIASVLGTLMSRLWFGDIAAFSIPEYQITSLLEMPAFALLGLTCAAVAVIFQFSLIGTDWVARNISMPLWLRPVIGGLAVGAIGIVFPGVLGVGYEATDLALRQELPLVTMLALLVAKTAATSITLASRFGGGIFSPALYLGAMAGGAFGLIAAAAFPELASSHGLYAILGMGAVAAAVLGAPFSTTMIVFELTGGYALSIALLIAVSIATGLTQAVHGRSYFHWQLEMRGVMLNEGAHKWLVRIVHVSDFVERLPDDAEPQTHDPETGGPSLKLDDTLEAALKIFDESGTNKLPVVDAADPAKVIGHATHVRALRFFNAELINNQVEEHR
- a CDS encoding aminopeptidase P family protein, giving the protein MFQSFDNVIDPSVGSARCAALRRELARRGLDGFLIPRADAHQGEYVPPSDARLSWLTGFAGSAGMAVVLAGEAAIFVDGRYTIQVREQVDTGVFHPMHLIETPPSEWLADKLQPGQKLGYDPMLHTVNGAKRLAEACARAGAELVAVDGNPLDAVWEDRPEPPLGQVRVHGQEFAGEAAEAKIARMAAEVRRAGGDAFVLTQPDSIAWLFNIRGSDVSHTPLPLSFAILPHEGRPQIFIDARKLTNASRDHLEALADIGEPGGLTGALGALGAAGATVLVDPDWAGDALASAVLAAGGKVKHGADPVTKAKAVKNAAEIAGARAAHLRDGAAFARFLSWLDGAAAAGGLDEIAVAERLEAFRAETGKLKEISFDSISAAGPNAAICHYRVDRGSNLPIPANSLFLIDSGAQYEDGTTDITRTVAVGEVPQDQKRHFTLVLKGHIAIATARFPVGTSGAQIDALARIALWKAGLDFDHGTGHGVGSYLSVHEGPQRIAKTGHAPLEPGMIVSNEPGYYRDGSHGIRIENLELVTPPAAIEGGERAMLGFEALTLAPIDRRAVAAEMVSAEERAWFDAYHARVLRELAPLVDETTRAWLEQATAPL
- a CDS encoding 50S ribosomal protein L11 methyltransferase, whose protein sequence is MSTIRVRITAPEIEAKRIYELLSRDFEDDGNPVTVFEASADGRDWTAEILLFDMSEGEAAELVKDRLGADAFAAPVEAVELEDINWVEKSLEGLSPVQAGRFFIHGSHDRAKRPLAGISIEIEAALAFGTGHHGTTAGCLIEIDRLLTRRSYERMLDLGTGTGVLAIAMARLSRQPVLATDIDPVATITARANAVHNLAGNLVRTATAAGVDSRIFAEAGPFDLVVANILARPLMRMAAGLSARMTRSATLVLSGLRVEDGPRILFAYGLQGFHLVRRQNRDGWLTLTLVRGRHEG
- a CDS encoding thioesterase family protein, translated to MSQPSRQPAPFTGSIQEVRSEWLDYNGHLNMAYYNVLFDTALDEAFIHLGLGPDYARERGASFFTAETHLCYLRELNGGDRVRATVQLVDFDAKRAHLYQELHHADDGFLSATSEQVSLHVDLAARKVVPWPQDVLERLEEMRESHAVLGRPERSGRRISLERR